The segment GCCGTGCTGCTGCCCCTGGTGCAGCCGCTGCGGCTGCTGCGGGTCGTGGCGACCCTGCTGCTGGTGGGGCGGCGGGCCAGGATGGCCCCGCAGATAACGCTCACCACCTATGTCGGGGGCGCGGTGGTCGGGCTGCTGATGTTCGGCTCGCTGGCCGTCCTGCACGTCGAGCGGGACGCGCCCGACGGGAACATCCGGACCCTGGGCGACGCGGTGTGGTGGTCGTTCACCACGATGACCACGGTGGGGTACGGGGACCATGCGCCGACCACCGGCATGGGCCGGATCCTGGCGGTGGGCCTGATGCTCTCCGGTATCGCGCTCCTGGGTGTGGTCACCGCCAATATCGCGGCCTGGTTCATCGCCCGTTTCGAGCGCGACACCGAGGCGGAGCAGCGGCAGACGGAGTTGCTGGAGGCGCTGACCGAGGAGGTACGGGCGCTGCGGGAGCAGGTGGCCCGGCTCTCCGCCACGGTCCCGGCCCCCGCCGCCGGTGCCGCTGCCGCTGCCGCTGCCGCTGCCGAGGAGGCTTCCGTCAGCGCTCCCAGATCCGGAACGCCCTGATCAGATAGGGCGAGCGGGGTGCCCAGACCCCGCTGCCCGGGTAGGTGTCGAAGGCGCCGTGCTCGGCGCACTCGTCGGACTGATAGGTGGTCACCGGGCGGCCGGTGCGATTGGCGAGGGCCCCGGCGCCGCGGCCGGGCGGCAGGGCCGTACAGGAATCCACCTCGGTCCAGGCGAGTTCGTACACCCGGCGCGGTCCCCGGAAGTCCTCCTGTTCCCACAGACAGAGCGCACCGGGCGGGCAGTCGGCGAGCGCCGGGGGCCCGGCGGCCCGCGGCGACGCACCGGCCGGGCCGGGGGCGAGTCCGAGGGCGAGCGCGAGGACGACGGTGGTCAGGAGGGTCTTGGTCCGCATCCCCGCACCCTGGCCCGGGGCGCGCGGCACGGGAAGAACAGAGCGCCCGGCTCACCCGTTCGGGTGAGCCGGGCGACGGTTCCGGCGGACCGGGTCGTACGGCTCAGATGTGGCCCACGCCCGCGCCCGCCTCCGCGTTGGCCCCCCGCTTGGTCAGCAGGGCGACGAAGATCGCGGCCACCGACACCCCGGCGGCGACCAGACACGCCAGGCCCATGCCCGAGATGAAGGTCTCGTGGGCGACGTCCGCGATCCTGGCGGCGATCTCCGGCGGAGTGCCGTCGGCGACCGGGGGCACCCCCACCTGTACCGCCTCGGCGGCCTTGTCCAGGTCATGACCGGACAGCGGCGGCAGCTTCGCTTCGGCCCAGTTGCCCGCGAGGTCGCTGTCGACCTTGGAGGCCATCACGGCACCCAGGACGGCGGTGCCGAGCGCGCCGCCGATCTGCATCGCGGCCTGCTGGAGGCCGCCCGCCACACCGGACAGCTCCATCGGCGCGTTGCCGACGATGACCTCCGTGGCGCCCACCATGACCGGCGCGAGGCCGAGGCCCAGCAGGGCGAACCAGACGGACATCAGACCGCTGCCGGTGCCCTTGTCGAGGGTCGACATGCCGAACATCGCGACCGCGGTCAGCACCATGCCACCGGCCAGGGGTATCCGCGGACCGGTCTTGGTGATCACCGCGCCCGCCAGCGGGGAGCCGACGATCATCATTCCGGTGAGCGGCAGCAGATGGAGACCGGCGTCGACCGGGCCGAGCCCGTGCACGTTCTGAAGGTAGAAGGTGACGAAGAACAGTCCGCCCATGAACGCGATGGCCATCAGCACCATCAGGACCGTACCGGCGGCCAGCGGCACGGAACGGAACAGCTTCAGCGGGATCAGCGGCTCGGCGGTCCGGTTCTCCCACCAGGCGAAGGCCGCGAAGAGCACCAGGGATCCGACGATAAAGGCCCAGGTCTTGGCGCCGCCCCAGCCCCAGCTCTCCTCGGGCGCCTTGATCAGCGCCCAGACCAGGAAGAACAT is part of the Streptomyces qinzhouensis genome and harbors:
- a CDS encoding MFS transporter produces the protein MTSQTTIDKAPKDPREDPPAPAGGLRGHPWLTLFAVAIGVMMVALDGTIVAIANPVIADDLDATFADVQWITNGYFLALAVALITAGKLGDRFGHRQTFLVGVVGFAAASAAIGFSDSIAMLIVFRVLQGLFGALLMPAALGLLRATFPAEKLNMAIGIWGMVIGASTAGGPIIGGLLVEKVSWQSVFFINVPVGIVALVLGLVILKDHRAENTSRSFDLPGIALLSTAMFFLVWALIKAPEESWGWGGAKTWAFIVGSLVLFAAFAWWENRTAEPLIPLKLFRSVPLAAGTVLMVLMAIAFMGGLFFVTFYLQNVHGLGPVDAGLHLLPLTGMMIVGSPLAGAVITKTGPRIPLAGGMVLTAVAMFGMSTLDKGTGSGLMSVWFALLGLGLAPVMVGATEVIVGNAPMELSGVAGGLQQAAMQIGGALGTAVLGAVMASKVDSDLAGNWAEAKLPPLSGHDLDKAAEAVQVGVPPVADGTPPEIAARIADVAHETFISGMGLACLVAAGVSVAAIFVALLTKRGANAEAGAGVGHI
- a CDS encoding potassium channel family protein codes for the protein MKQPTARLRWERRTQTPLLVLAVAFGVAYAVPIVAPDAAASVHRLCTVTEWVVWGVFAADYLVRLGLSSQRWRFVRRHPLDLLAVLLPLVQPLRLLRVVATLLLVGRRARMAPQITLTTYVGGAVVGLLMFGSLAVLHVERDAPDGNIRTLGDAVWWSFTTMTTVGYGDHAPTTGMGRILAVGLMLSGIALLGVVTANIAAWFIARFERDTEAEQRQTELLEALTEEVRALREQVARLSATVPAPAAGAAAAAAAAAEEASVSAPRSGTP
- a CDS encoding peptidase inhibitor family I36 protein, producing MRTKTLLTTVVLALALGLAPGPAGASPRAAGPPALADCPPGALCLWEQEDFRGPRRVYELAWTEVDSCTALPPGRGAGALANRTGRPVTTYQSDECAEHGAFDTYPGSGVWAPRSPYLIRAFRIWER